The genomic interval CCTGGCGACGAAGGGGAGGCAGAAGCAGGCCGATGGGAGCTACCCGATGTTCGTGCTGGAGCGGTTCGGTCAGCTCCTGGCGGGGTGGGGGCCGGAGCCGAAGCTGCGCTTCGACGTGGATGCCTTCGACTCGTTCGTGAACACGCACCTGGCGCGCCTCACCGAGGAGGAGGCCGCGGACGCCGCGAGCATGTATCAGGCGTTGTTCACGGGCTGGATGCGGGAGTTGGGGGCGGAGCAGGCGGGCATCTTCCTGACGGGCCTCGCGCTGGAGACGCTCAACCGGTCCACGAAGCCTGGGCTGTCGCGCGAGGACCAGGGCGTCCTGGGCGCGGTCTCCCGATTGTCGCTCAAGGCGAACCGGCCCAAGGGCCTGCCGCTCGAGGACCACCCCATCATCAAGGTGGTGTTCGACGTGCAGTTCCGCGAGTGGCGCGCCCGCCACAAGGAGTGGCTGGAGAAGCACGAGGCGCTGCTGGATGAGTCCTCCTTGTCGGAGCAGGCGCGCGAGGCGCTCAAGCAGGCCCGCGAGGGGAACGTGGATGCGCTGCTGAACTACGTGAAGGAGGACCCGGAGCTCGCCGAGCGCATCGCTCGCGAGGCCAAGGAGCGCGCGGTCCGCGTCGAGGCGAAGCTGCGTGAGCCATCCACGCCGCCGGTGTTCGCGCCGGAAGAGGAGCTGTGGCTGACGTGTGTCCTCTGGGAGCCGATGCAGGCGCTCAAGGGGCTGCCGTCGAGCGCCGAGCCCGCGGTGCGGAGGGAGGCGGTGACGGCGCTGCTGCGAGGTGTGAAGGGTGCGCTCGATGAGGACTTCCTCGCGGGGATGCTGGGGCGCATGCGCGAGAAGGCCCAGGATGCCTCGTTGGACGAAGCCACGCGGGCCTGGTTCACGGATGCCTCCATCGCGTTCGAGGCCGAGCCCGCGCGCATGGCGCTGGCGGCGTTGCTGACGGCGCGGCAGGAGGCGGTGGGGCGCTCGGCGGAGGAGATGGTGGCGCTCGCGGACTTGAAGGCGCTGACCACCTGGACGCCAGAGGGCTTCGAGCCCTACCGGACGCTGCTGCTCCAGATGGGGCTGCCTGCCTCGGCCGAGCGCATCGCCCGGTGCCAGGAGTGGCTGCGAACCCATCCGGTGGCCCTGCGCGCCGCGCCGGAGTGAGAGTCCTGGCTGCCGCCGGGCTCATGGCCCGGTGTCGGCGGCAGGGAGTGGCTGTCCTGTGTCGCCGTGTGTCGCGCCGAAGCGAGAAGCCCTGCCTTGGCATGGCGCATCGCTCGATGTCGGCGGTGGGAAGCGGCGGTCCGGTATCGCCGCGTGCCGCGCCGGCGTGAGAAGCCTGGCCTCGGTCGGGTGCATGGCCCGGTGTTGGTTGGCGCTGTCGCCGTGTGTTGTGCCGGAGTGAGAAGGCGGGCCTCGGCTGGGCTCATGGCCTGGTGTCGGTGACTCACCCCACCCATGCGGTGTGGCTCCTCGCCGCGCCAGCGCGCGACAGGGCCAGGCGCGGACGTCACTTCGCCGCGCCGCCCTTGTTCCCGGACGAGGGCTCGGTGGTATCCGCCGCGAGCACCGCGACCCGCCGCGCCGCTCTGAGCAATTCGTCGGAGAGGGGCGTGCCCGCGGTCGCCTTGGCCAGCGTCAACGTTCCGATGCACAGCGCATACGTCGCCAGCGCACGCTCCCTCGCGCTGGCTCGTTCGTCCGATGGCAGATGCGCGGCGAAGTTCTCCGCCGTCAGGTCCAACTCGTGCGCCAGCGCCTGCTTCAGCTCCGGCTCTCCGCGCACCACGTCGGACAACACGGCGGGCAGGGGGCACGTGGGCACGTCCGCGTCCCGGTGTGTTCGCGAGAGATAGCGACGCACCAGGTGGCTCAGCCACTCCTCGCCGCGCAGGTCCTCGAGCCCCTGCGGCCAGTCCACCCGCTGACGGCTCATGATGCGCTGTAGCGACTCGATGAGCAGCGCCTGCTTCGAGCTGAAGTGCGCATAGAAGCCGCCCACCGTGAGGCCCGCGGCGCGCATCACCGTCTCCACGCTCGCCCCCAGGAAGCCCTTCTGGCGGAACAGCCCTCCCGCCGCCTCCAGGATTCGCTCGTGTGTCGTCTGCTTCTGCTCCGGGGGATGGGGCATCCGGGTCTCACCTCGCTTTACAGAATGATACACATCATCACGCCGATTTCCGCCACCCCTGTAGCGCCGCCTGGCCGCCTCCTGCCTTCGAATTGCGACCATATTATGCTCATCATATGGTTGTCGCGAGGGCGAGCATGGCGCCGCCCGTGACTGGAGGGAGCGTCGATGGATGCCTACATCGTGGATGCGGTGAGGACCCCGAGGGCCCGGGCCAAGCCTGGGAAGGGAGCGCTCAGCGGACTTCACCCGCAGGAGTTGATGGCCCAGGCGTTGAAACAGTTGCCGCTGCGCACGGGCATCGACGTGGCGGACGTGGATGACGTGGTGGTGGGGGTGGTCTCCCAAATCGAGGCCCAGGGCGCGAACCTCGCGCGCAACGCGGTCCTCGCCGCGGGGTGGCCTATCGGAATCCCAGGCTTCAGCCTCAACCGCTTCTGTGGCTCGGGGCTCCAGGCCTTGTCGCTGGCGGCCATGGGCGTGGCGTCCGGAGCCCAGCACCTGGTCATCGCGGGAGGCGTCGAGCAGATGAGCCGGTACGGCCTCAACGCCGACGGTGGAGGCACGGACGGAGGCAACGTCGACCTGCGCGAGCGCTTCTTCCAGGTCCCCCAAGGCATCTCCGCGGACCTCATCGCGACGCTGGAGGGCTTCACCCGGCAGGAGTTGGACGCCTGGGGACTGCGCTCGCAGCAGCTCGCGGTGCAGGCCCAGAGGGAGGGCCGGTTCGCTCGAAGCCTGTTCCCGGTGAAGAATCCCCGCACCGGAGAGGTGCTGCTCGCCGCGGATGACCATCCTCGAGCAGATACGACGGCGGAGAAGCTGGCCGCGCTGGCCCCGTCCTTCATCCAACTGGGGGCCCGCGTCGAAGGCCCCCAAGGCGAGACGCTGGATGAGCTCGCGCTGCGGGCCTATCCCCGGGCGGGCGCGGTGCGCCACCTGCACACGGCGGGCACCGCGAGTGGCATCGCCGACGGTGCGGGCGCCGTGCTGGTGGCGTCGCGGGAGTACGTGCGCGCGCACGGCTTGAAGGTGCGCGCCCGCGTGAGGTCCGTGTCGGCTGTGGGAAGTGACCCGGTCCTGATGTTGACCGGACCGGCGCTCGCCGCGCGCAAGGCGCTGGATGCCGCGGGGCTGAAGGCTCGCGACATCGACCTCTGGGAAATCAACGAAGCGTTCGCGGCGGTGGTGCTACAGACGGCGCGTGCGTTGGAGCTCGACCTGGACCGGGTCAACGTCAACGGCGGTGCCATCGCCCTGGGGCATCCCCTGGGCGCGACGGGGAGCATCCTGGTGGGAACCGCCCTGGATGAGCTCGAGCGTCGCGGCCAGTCGCTGGCGTTGGTGACGTTGTGCACCAGTGGCGGTCAGGCGGTGGCGGCGGTGCTCGAGCGCCACTGAGCCGAGCTGACCGAACAGCATCCACATCATCATGGGAGTTCCCGCGGGTGGGTCGTGGAGCCGTGGGACGCCTCAGGGCGCGGGCGAGAGGTGGGGCGTCTCCGCCTGCGCGGACTGCGTGGCCTTGAGGGCCTCCTCGCGCGCGGCCGTGTCCAGGTCCGTCAGGCCCTGCTCCAACTGCTTGCCCACGAACGACTCCATGAGGCCGAAGCCCATCATCGCCTTCCCGAGGAAGGTGTTCGGCCCCGACATGCTCCAGGTGACGTGAGTGGTGGTGGTGCCCGGGGCGAGGATGAACTCGGCCTGGTTGACGGCGGCGAAGGGCTCGATGAACTCCAGGCGGATGGTGACCCGCTCGCCGGGGTTGCTCGCGACGATGGTCATCCGGCCCGCGCCGATGTTCTTGTTCCCCTTCCACGCGTAGCCCGCGCCCACGCCTTCCGCGGGCCCGTCGTAGGTGCGCTGCAGGTTCGGGTCGACCTTCTCGTACGGCGACCACTGGGGCCACTTCGAGAAGTTGTTGATGAGCGCGTGCACGACTTCCGGCGGAGCCTGGATGGGCCGGCTGCGGGAGATGTGGAAGGAATCAGGACGCGTGGCGATGAAGACAATCAATCCAGCGATGAGCACGACAACCGCGGACGCAATGCGCTTGGCCATGTGAGTCTCTCCTTGTGGGAAGCGTCGGGAATAGGGGAGGCGTCCGGGGCTCCGGAGGTCCTCCGCCATGGGTTTGAATCCCGCCTTCAAAGCGACGACGAAATGGCCCGGAGGCGATCGACACGACCCCTGTTTTTCACCCTTCCTGCCCCGCAACTGCTGGAAACTCTTGAGGATTGATGCTCCAGGAAAATGCCCGGATAAATCGCGCGCCAGCGGGGGCGGACCTGGGGGAGGTCAGGTCGTATAGGGACCGCGAGGGTGGGCACGAGAGGCGTGTCGAACCTCGTGTGTCTCGTTCGTCGCGAGGCTGGAGCCACGATGATTTTCCTCGGAGATGGCGTCGGGTGTGTGGCCCTGGAACCGATGAGGAGACATGGCGATGCGATTCATGTTGCTGCTGAAGGCCAGCCGGGACACCGAATCAGAGCTGTGGCCAAGCGAGGCACTCGTCACGGAGATGGACCGCTACAACGACGAGCTGGTGAGAGCGGGCGTGCTCCTGGATGCCGCGGGCCTTCATCCCAGCGCGTTCGGTGCGCGCATTGATTTCTCACACGGCAAGCGCACCGTGACACATGGACCATTCTTGGAAACGCATCAACTGATTGCTGGATTCTGGATGATTCAAGTGAGGTCCCTGGAGGAAGCGCTGGAGTGGGGGCGGCGCTGGCTGCATCCCCAGGGAGGCGCCGACTCACAAATCGAGCTGCGTCAGGTGTTCGAGCCCCGGGATGCTCTGGCGGTTGCGGACGAGCCGGTGGTGCATGACGCATGGTTGCATGCGGGGCGCTCGCGCTCCTGAAGGGAACGTGGTCCACTGCCGCTGAACGCGGGAACGAGGTGGACACATGAAAGTGGTCGCGCTCGTGGAAGCGCCGCCGGACATGCAAGCGGCGGCGTTGGCCTTGGCTTCGGTGACGGGGATGGCTCCCGCGGAGGCCCGGATGCGGCTCGCGCCCGAGCCCCCCGCGCTGGTGGCGCGGCTCGCGCCCGAGGCCGCGGATGCGCTGGTGGAGAAGCTCCGGCAAGTGGGGCTCTCGGTGCTGGCGGTGGACGAGCGGGGCCTGGGCGCGGGCTGGTTGCTGGCGCGCCGCGTGACGCTGGGCGAGGAGACGGCGGTCTTCTCCTCCCGCACGGGGGAGTCCCTGGAGTTGCCCTGGAGGGAGGTCATCGTGGTGCTGCGGGCGGCCAGTTCGGTGCGCACGCGCACGGAGCATCGCGAGGAGCCCAGCAAGCTGGACACCGCCAAGGCCTATGGTCTGGCCATCGCCTCGCATGGCTTGCTGCTGCCGCGCACGGAGGCGAAGACGGTGCGGAAGGAGACGGAGGAGACCTCGCAGGTCATCTACGTCTTCTCACGCGATGGTCAGTGCGCGCTGTTGAGTGAGCACGGGATGGACTTCTCGTGCCTGGGCTCGGCGATGCAGCCCTCGCGCATCGCGAACATGACGATGTTGATGCGCCTGGTGTGTGAGCGCGCGCCCGAGGCGTTTCATGACGAGCGGCTGCTTCGGCTGGGGCGGCGACCGATGCCCTTCGTCGTGGGGGACTCCACGCAGCTGTCGGCGGGGGATGTCTCGGTCCGGCGCGTGAGCACGGTGCAGGGAATGGACGTGCTCGCGGAGGTGATGCGACAGGCGGTGCTTCAGGGGCTGTTGGGCTGACGGTGAATCATTCAGTGACACGACGCTGAGGTATTCACCGCGCGGACGACGAGCACCGCGGCCGCCGCGAGGGGCATGACCCGCTTCAAGACGAAGTGGGAGAGGCGAGGCCGCTTGCTCCACAAGCCCACTTGCAACTGCGCGCCCAGGAGCGCGGGAAGGCCGCCCAGGGCGAACGCTCCCATCACCAGCGCGCCCCCGCCCGGCGAGCCGCTGGCGAGCGCCACGGCGAACACGCCGTAGAGCAGTCCGCAGGGGAGCAGGGGCGTCACCGCACCCATTGCGCCCGCGCGAACCGTCCACGAAAACTTTGCGCTCCACCGCGACAGCAGGCCCGCCAGCCGCGCGAGCCCAGGCAGGGGAGGCAGGCGTCGTCCCACGTCCAGGGCCGAGGCCACGAGCGCGGCGACCATCAACCACGGGAGGTAGGGCCGCGTGGAGACGGCGAGCACGCGTGTGACACCTCCGCCCAGCGCGCCCAGCAGTCCTCCCACGAGTGCGTATGCGCCCAGCCGTGCGCCCTGATAGGCGAGCATGGCCTGGCGCCGCTCGTGTCCTTGTAGCGACGGGAGGCTCGCGCAGGCGAGCGGCCCACACATGAGGAAGCAGTGCACGCTTCCCGTGAGCCCCACGGTGAGTGCGCCCAGCGCCGCCGCGAGCAGCGTGGGCGTGGGCATGAGTGAGGCGAGCAGGGCGGCGACGTCGCTGGACATGCACCGCTCCATCGCAACAGGCATGCCGTTCGCAAGGTGTCGGCTTGTATGCCTGACTCCGCGCAAAGCCGGCCCGATGAGGCCTCCTGCCTTCACTGTGGCAGCCGCGTGCTGGAGGGGGCTGTCTCGCGCGAGTTCTGCTGCGCGGGCTGCGAGGCGGTGCACGGCCTGCTCGTGTCTCAGGGGCTGACGCGCTACTACGAACTCGCGGCGGGAGGAACGGCGCCGGCGGCGGAGCCTGCTCGAGGCCGGGGGCTTTCGTGGCTGGAGCCGCTCGTCGCGCGAGCGGAGGCGTCGCCCGGCGCGTTGTGCTCGTTGGAGCTCGACGTCCAGGGCATCCACTGCGCCGCCTGTGTCTGGTTGATG from Myxococcus stipitatus carries:
- a CDS encoding YecA family protein, encoding MSQKKPGRNDPCPCGSGKKYKVCHAAQDRANAPPPSVPVHRPQEASFLATKGRQKQADGSYPMFVLERFGQLLAGWGPEPKLRFDVDAFDSFVNTHLARLTEEEAADAASMYQALFTGWMRELGAEQAGIFLTGLALETLNRSTKPGLSREDQGVLGAVSRLSLKANRPKGLPLEDHPIIKVVFDVQFREWRARHKEWLEKHEALLDESSLSEQAREALKQAREGNVDALLNYVKEDPELAERIAREAKERAVRVEAKLREPSTPPVFAPEEELWLTCVLWEPMQALKGLPSSAEPAVRREAVTALLRGVKGALDEDFLAGMLGRMREKAQDASLDEATRAWFTDASIAFEAEPARMALAALLTARQEAVGRSAEEMVALADLKALTTWTPEGFEPYRTLLLQMGLPASAERIARCQEWLRTHPVALRAAPE
- a CDS encoding TetR/AcrR family transcriptional regulator, which codes for MPHPPEQKQTTHERILEAAGGLFRQKGFLGASVETVMRAAGLTVGGFYAHFSSKQALLIESLQRIMSRQRVDWPQGLEDLRGEEWLSHLVRRYLSRTHRDADVPTCPLPAVLSDVVRGEPELKQALAHELDLTAENFAAHLPSDERASARERALATYALCIGTLTLAKATAGTPLSDELLRAARRVAVLAADTTEPSSGNKGGAAK
- a CDS encoding acetyl-CoA C-acyltransferase; protein product: MDAYIVDAVRTPRARAKPGKGALSGLHPQELMAQALKQLPLRTGIDVADVDDVVVGVVSQIEAQGANLARNAVLAAGWPIGIPGFSLNRFCGSGLQALSLAAMGVASGAQHLVIAGGVEQMSRYGLNADGGGTDGGNVDLRERFFQVPQGISADLIATLEGFTRQELDAWGLRSQQLAVQAQREGRFARSLFPVKNPRTGEVLLAADDHPRADTTAEKLAALAPSFIQLGARVEGPQGETLDELALRAYPRAGAVRHLHTAGTASGIADGAGAVLVASREYVRAHGLKVRARVRSVSAVGSDPVLMLTGPALAARKALDAAGLKARDIDLWEINEAFAAVVLQTARALELDLDRVNVNGGAIALGHPLGATGSILVGTALDELERRGQSLALVTLCTSGGQAVAAVLERH
- a CDS encoding SRPBCC family protein, whose translation is MAKRIASAVVVLIAGLIVFIATRPDSFHISRSRPIQAPPEVVHALINNFSKWPQWSPYEKVDPNLQRTYDGPAEGVGAGYAWKGNKNIGAGRMTIVASNPGERVTIRLEFIEPFAAVNQAEFILAPGTTTTHVTWSMSGPNTFLGKAMMGFGLMESFVGKQLEQGLTDLDTAAREEALKATQSAQAETPHLSPAP
- a CDS encoding YciI family protein; this encodes MAMRFMLLLKASRDTESELWPSEALVTEMDRYNDELVRAGVLLDAAGLHPSAFGARIDFSHGKRTVTHGPFLETHQLIAGFWMIQVRSLEEALEWGRRWLHPQGGADSQIELRQVFEPRDALAVADEPVVHDAWLHAGRSRS
- a CDS encoding sulfite exporter TauE/SafE family protein, with product MSSDVAALLASLMPTPTLLAAALGALTVGLTGSVHCFLMCGPLACASLPSLQGHERRQAMLAYQGARLGAYALVGGLLGALGGGVTRVLAVSTRPYLPWLMVAALVASALDVGRRLPPLPGLARLAGLLSRWSAKFSWTVRAGAMGAVTPLLPCGLLYGVFAVALASGSPGGGALVMGAFALGGLPALLGAQLQVGLWSKRPRLSHFVLKRVMPLAAAAVLVVRAVNTSASCH